A region of the Candidatus Paceibacterota bacterium genome:
CTTCATTTAAAGACTTAAACGAAGCTCGGGCAATATTGTACTTTTTGGGTTGTTTGTACCCTGAAAAAATAGCTTTAGAATCCCTGGAAAAAAGAATTAAACATATAAAACCACCCATTACTTTAGATGAATTTTTTTTAGCGATAGACACTAAAGATAAAAAAATTTTAAATAGATATAAAAAAGATAATAAATTCAATAAATTGAAAGATTTTTACCTTATTGTAAAAGATATTAAAAACAGGGTTAAAAATAATACATACCTTGACGAAGGAAGATTTAATAAAATTTTTTCTAAACTTAAACCTAAAGATTATTTTTAATCAAGATAAGAAAGACCCCGGAGCGTAAAGCGCCGGAGTCAAAATCGCAAAGGAAATTATAGTTGACATACCCCCCTTATCTTTCCTTTGCAGAAATGGAAAATAAGACCCTCTCCTTTCTTTGGTGTCTTTTCGAACGGGAAAGGGCTAGCCACTTCTATTACTCCGCCGTGCGATACGGCGAGAATAATCGAACCGGGCTCGAATATTTCAGATATTTCCTTCATGAAATCCAGGACGTTATCCTGAATTTCCTTAGCCTTTCTAGGCCATACCTGAACCCAATCGAGTTGTACGGTTCTTTCTGTCCGTAGATCCTTATAACTCGAGATCTTCGCTATTGCGTTATTGTATCCGTTAACAAACTCCTCTAAGGGAGAGTTTTTATTGCGATAGCAAAGTCTCCAGTCCAGGACAATAGGCCTTTTTATTCCCAACGTTTTGCAGACGATCTCTCCCGTTTCTATCGTCCTTAGAAGGGGAGAAGCATAAACCGCTGAGAGTTTAGTCTCTCTGAGGTTTCTTGCAACCCGTTCTATTTGGCAGATCCCCTCGTTGGTTAAGCTAGATTCTTCATCTTCTGGGCCTTTGGCATCATCATTGCCATGACGCAGGAATATAACATCTATACTCATCAAAATCACCCTTTCTTTTTTGCGTAGAGCTTATTTTATCAATATATAAAGCTCTTAAATGTAAAGAACATAGATATATTCTAACATATTTTATTTACTGTGTCAAAAAAGAGTTTATTTTTGGAATATACCAAAATAAAGATTGAAAGTATCTATCGTTGGTTTATTTTTTATCTTAAGCGGGAAAAAGCCTCCAGAGCATTCTTTAACGAGCTTAAATCCGGCTTTTTTTAGCATTTTTTTAAGTTTTTCATTCGAAGGACGAAAAGTATGCTCTTTGACGTTATAAAGCAATTTGTATTGGGTTTTTGAAATTTTATTACTCTGCGTTGGAAGGTACATTACAAAAAGACCATTTTCTTCAAGCGAATTATATATTTTTTCAAAAACATAATTAAGATTTCTTAAGTGTTCTATTGTGTTTATTGCAGAGATTACATTAAATTTTTCTTCAAAAGGAATTTTTTCTTTTGAAATATCGCATATTTTAAAATTTTCTTTTTTGTATTTTTTTTGGATTTCTTTTATTGCGTATTTTGATATATCTATACCAAAAACTTCAAAACTGTCTTGAAAAAACTTAATTAAATTATCATCGCCAAAGCCAATGTCTAGAAATTTTCCCTCTTTTATAATTCTCAAAACTTCTTTTTTAATTATTTTATTTCTCATATCAATATATTTCCTGTAAAAAGGACCCGCAATGCCCTTGCCTGAAAAATGTCTTTTGAAATATTTTTTGTCGTAGTTCATATTATTCAAAAAAAACTTCTTTTTTAAATTCTAAAAGTTTTTCTTTTAAAAGAGGATAATTTCTTAGTTGAGAATCTTTTGAAAGTATTTTTTCTGTCTCTTTTCTTGCGTCTTTGATTAAAGAGAGATTAGTTAGAGACGCCATTGTAAGGTCTGGTATTCCGGACTGTCGTTTCCCTATAAAATCACCAGGTCCTCTTATCTTTAAGTCTTTTTCTGAAAGCTCAAAGGCATCTTTTGCATTTTCAATCGCCTTTAGTCTTTGTTTTGTTGTCTTTGCCGCAGAATCAGTAAATAAATAGCAATAACTTTGATCTTTACCCCTCCCAACCCTTCCTCTGAATTGATAAAGCTGTGAAAGCCCAAACCTATCAGCTCCCTC
Encoded here:
- a CDS encoding histidine phosphatase family protein, producing MSIDVIFLRHGNDDAKGPEDEESSLTNEGICQIERVARNLRETKLSAVYASPLLRTIETGEIVCKTLGIKRPIVLDWRLCYRNKNSPLEEFVNGYNNAIAKISSYKDLRTERTVQLDWVQVWPRKAKEIQDNVLDFMKEISEIFEPGSIILAVSHGGVIEVASPFPFEKTPKKGEGLIFHFCKGKIRGVCQL
- a CDS encoding class I SAM-dependent methyltransferase, whose translation is MNYDKKYFKRHFSGKGIAGPFYRKYIDMRNKIIKKEVLRIIKEGKFLDIGFGDDNLIKFFQDSFEVFGIDISKYAIKEIQKKYKKENFKICDISKEKIPFEEKFNVISAINTIEHLRNLNYVFEKIYNSLEENGLFVMYLPTQSNKISKTQYKLLYNVKEHTFRPSNEKLKKMLKKAGFKLVKECSGGFFPLKIKNKPTIDTFNLYFGIFQK